The stretch of DNA TCGACTCCATCGTCGAGGGGAAGGTCTGATCGTGCATCTCCCCGAGGACGCTCAACGTTTCCTATCGTACTTCCAGGGTCGGTACACTTTTCAAACCTTCGACGACCAAAAAAAGGATGTCCAGCTCGCCAGAATTATCCATTCGCCCGACTCCGTGGTCCTGAGCGAGTTGAACCGACGCGGCGCGGGGATCTTCCTGATGATCAACGAGGGAGACGGCCGTGGACGTAGCAACAGGAACGTCAGACGGGTCCGAGCGTTCTTCGCGGATTTCGACGGTGTGCCGCTTCCTGAAAAATGGCCACTCCTACCGTCGATAATCGTCGAGACGAGTCCGGGCAGATTTCATACCTATTGGCTTTTGGATGAGGACGCCATCTTCCCCGTAGAGAATGTTTTGTTCAACAAGCGGCAAGAAGCGATTGCCCGTGCTGTCGGGAGCGCTCCTGACGACTGTAAGGGCATCAGTCGAGTCATGCGTGTACCAGGATTCGAACATCAGAAGCACGACGCGTTCGTTTCCAGGCTCCTTCGACCTGCGGTGGATCAAAGTCCACGATTGTACGGTATCGAGGACATCGCCTCAGCGTTTCCCCTGGTGGAGGAGATTGATCCGCCGGTCGAACGTACCTCTTCTAAGCACGTCAGCCTCGGGGGCCAGAACGAGGCGCGGCATCGGTACGCCGTCGAGGCGCTCTCGTCGGAGCTGAAGGATGTGAGGGAAGTGGAGGTGGGGAATCGAAACAAGCGCCTGAACAAGGCTGCTTTCAGGACAGGCCGACTGATCGGCGGAGGCCATATGGACGAGGTGGCGGCACGCGAGGCGCTCATTGATGCCGGGCGTGCTTGCGGCCTTGATCACGGGGAAGTCCAGAGGACCGTCGAAGGTGGCATCGCTGCGGGAAAAACGCATCCTGACCTCCTCGAAAAGGTTGAGGGCGTACCGCGAAAAGGTCGTCGGAGCGATGAGGCGGACGCGAAGCCTTCGGCCAGCAGGCGCCTGTTGGGCTACGCCCTCGAAGACGAGGTCGAGTTTTGGCACGACGATGCAGGGAACGCGTATCTGACATTCCCTATCGAGAGTCACTGGGAACACGTGCGGCTGCCGTCGCGCGCCGCACGCGACTACGCTCAGAACCTGTTCTACCAGCGGGAGCGAAATGTCCTGCCTACTCAGGCGTTGAGCGAGGCGCTGAACCTGATGCAGGCACTCGCCCGCAGTGAGGGTCACGAGTACATGACGGCTATTCGTGCAGCGCACATGGGCGGGTGTAGCTACCTGGATTTGGGTACGTCCGACTGGCGCGCCGTCAGGATCACGGCGTCAGGGTGGACGATCGTCCCCCTGTCCGAGTGTCCGATCAGGT from Deinococcus aestuarii encodes:
- a CDS encoding DNA-primase RepB domain-containing protein — its product is MHLPEDAQRFLSYFQGRYTFQTFDDQKKDVQLARIIHSPDSVVLSELNRRGAGIFLMINEGDGRGRSNRNVRRVRAFFADFDGVPLPEKWPLLPSIIVETSPGRFHTYWLLDEDAIFPVENVLFNKRQEAIARAVGSAPDDCKGISRVMRVPGFEHQKHDAFVSRLLRPAVDQSPRLYGIEDIASAFPLVEEIDPPVERTSSKHVSLGGQNEARHRYAVEALSSELKDVREVEVGNRNKRLNKAAFRTGRLIGGGHMDEVAAREALIDAGRACGLDHGEVQRTVEGGIAAGKTHPDLLEKVEGVPRKGRRSDEADAKPSASRRLLGYALEDEVEFWHDDAGNAYLTFPIESHWEHVRLPSRAARDYAQNLFYQRERNVLPTQALSEALNLMQALARSEGHEYMTAIRAAHMGGCSYLDLGTSDWRAVRITASGWTIVPLSECPIRFVRPVGLLPLPLPVEGGSVQELGTVLNTGQSGIVLVTAWLLSALSGLKPFPLLSLSGEQGTGKSTASTILRNLIDPHKADRRRAPREERDLYIAAHNSYVLAFENLSNISDWLSDAFCVLSTGGVYTARKLYTDDEEVLLEAVRPVIVNGIPDLLTRPDLADRALSVMLERIPPERRLTERELWDTFWAIQPRVLGALCTVLSHALGHLDEVKLVGTPRLADFARLITAAEPALSWEEGTFMAEYSRMRNDAVVSVLEGDSVAEAVCALVDAKGEWRGTVKSLLEVLTSIAFGDTRPHKLWPTSPRHLGSALRRLAPALSEVGYEVESLGRGTGGAIRYRLFSTQTSTTFAVSEQVAAVRRNAPVVLVDEPPTGSRYTNVDGTPDMADSGNVRVQDATPDARRDGGEHGEQVVRGSTRTALSLWSGEVL